The Marinitoga hydrogenitolerans DSM 16785 genome window below encodes:
- a CDS encoding cyclic nucleotide-binding domain-containing protein: MEKLIFFEEETIQEENGEPIGLIILKKGALLCQSHFCNYRKIYINKGIFSEEFLFQMKVNEFLSNIRNSEILLLDNLKEANEFLANNSELLKFAIEKRINMLIKMNEKISLKFTKLDEVFSYTKEETKKFFKHIYRYNWNHFNDKFIQNYILAREKILEDEYEDAFEVLNKINLNEIKDNFFKAEIDIWKIYCTNFFNTKKAHNLFDKIHFKYDFLDSLFSFKILRKTLFDENLDTIYKTYLKKGYLIPSNTVLFYEKEDGDWSFLILSGNVYVSKFVDEKTEILLNILTEGEIVGEIAVLQSIKRTATVFTKTPLQMILINSENFESLIEESYLLGKNILKALINRVDFQKSLAKQNTLTEKASLLIKKYSIKRLNSLHLTPSQFINLFGIQEKIDDFFSEILLNKIATLRPDGTLYFK, from the coding sequence ATGGAAAAATTAATTTTTTTTGAAGAAGAAACTATTCAAGAAGAAAATGGTGAACCTATAGGACTTATTATACTAAAAAAAGGTGCTTTACTATGCCAGTCACATTTTTGCAATTATAGGAAAATATATATCAATAAAGGTATTTTTTCAGAAGAATTTCTTTTCCAAATGAAAGTTAATGAATTTTTATCGAATATTAGAAATAGTGAGATATTATTACTTGACAATTTAAAAGAAGCTAATGAATTTTTAGCAAATAATAGCGAATTATTAAAATTTGCTATTGAAAAAAGAATAAATATGTTAATTAAAATGAATGAAAAAATTTCTTTGAAATTTACAAAATTAGATGAAGTTTTTTCATATACAAAAGAAGAAACCAAAAAATTTTTTAAACATATTTATAGGTATAATTGGAACCATTTTAACGATAAATTTATTCAAAATTATATTTTGGCAAGAGAGAAAATTTTGGAAGATGAATATGAGGACGCATTTGAAGTATTAAATAAAATAAATTTAAATGAAATAAAGGATAATTTTTTTAAAGCCGAAATAGATATATGGAAAATATATTGTACTAATTTTTTTAACACAAAAAAAGCCCATAATTTATTTGATAAAATACATTTCAAGTATGATTTTCTTGACTCTTTATTTTCTTTTAAAATATTGAGAAAAACTTTATTTGACGAAAACTTAGATACTATTTATAAAACTTATTTAAAAAAAGGGTATCTAATCCCCTCGAATACTGTTTTATTCTATGAAAAAGAAGATGGCGATTGGTCATTTTTAATATTAAGTGGAAATGTTTATGTTTCAAAATTTGTAGATGAAAAAACAGAAATTTTATTAAATATTTTAACTGAAGGCGAAATTGTTGGTGAAATTGCTGTTTTACAAAGCATTAAAAGAACTGCTACTGTTTTTACTAAAACTCCATTACAAATGATTTTAATCAATTCAGAAAATTTCGAAAGTTTAATAGAAGAAAGTTATTTATTAGGTAAAAACATATTAAAAGCACTTATCAATAGAGTTGATTTTCAAAAAAGTTTAGCAAAACAAAATACTTTAACAGAAAAAGCATCTTTATTAATAAAAAAGTATTCCATAAAAAGATTAAATAGTTTGCATTTAACCCCTTCACAATTTATAAATTTATTTGGAATTCAAGAAAAGATTGATGATTTTTTTTCTGAAATATTATTAAATAAAATTGCCACTTTAAGACCTGATGGAACACTTTATTTTAAATAA
- a CDS encoding secondary thiamine-phosphate synthase enzyme YjbQ — protein sequence MLKEFSISTSHRNEFVDITHLIQNFISESKIQNGIAVIFVPHTTAGVTINENADPSVKKDMNEFLNKLIPKEPFFTHFEGNSDSHIKSTLVGPSLTLIINNNNILLGTWQGVYFCEFDGPRKRKFFVKLIRE from the coding sequence ATGTTAAAAGAGTTTTCTATTTCAACTTCCCATAGAAATGAATTCGTTGATATCACTCATCTTATACAAAATTTTATAAGTGAAAGTAAAATACAAAATGGAATTGCTGTAATATTTGTCCCACATACTACAGCTGGAGTTACTATAAATGAAAATGCAGATCCATCAGTAAAGAAAGATATGAATGAATTTTTGAATAAACTAATACCTAAAGAACCTTTTTTTACTCATTTCGAAGGAAACTCCGACTCTCATATAAAATCTACATTGGTTGGACCATCTCTAACTTTGATAATCAATAATAACAATATTTTATTGGGAACTTGGCAAGGTGTTTATTTTTGTGAATTTGATGGTCCTAGAAAAAGAAAGTTTTTTGTTAAATTAATACGTGAATAA
- a CDS encoding glycosyltransferase encodes MDILFFSIVFSMLFQLLGKYSNLYKTFLSKKNLKYHSDLKISIIIPTYNEEKVIEKSIECIQKNTYKNFEIIVIDDNSSDSTFKILNDLEKKYDNIKILLKKGYKGKSQSINEAFKYVTGDVVLFLDADTLIDEYFLEEHIKYFYNDKINMTYVDFEPYNYKEKIIFDYQEVYFEFSRNILYSNLFSKAVFMGNGVFIRKNILEKVLPLDNLTLVDDVHLALKLNHIKINQIFVISPKVKIQYVNSFRDLYLQHKRWYIGGIEELFKALKYKNINIFIINLIIISILTLPISFAFISLILPKIGFFLLKTFFGIVWGLNLGSALILIKKNKLYRTLINIFVTTPFMLFFEYIVLINSFFNLFKKEKKWYKVERETI; translated from the coding sequence ATGGATATTTTATTCTTTTCTATTGTGTTTTCTATGCTTTTTCAACTATTAGGTAAATATTCTAATCTTTATAAAACTTTTCTCAGCAAAAAAAATTTAAAGTATCATTCGGATTTAAAAATTTCCATTATTATCCCTACATATAATGAAGAAAAAGTTATAGAAAAGAGCATTGAATGTATTCAAAAAAATACATATAAAAATTTTGAAATCATAGTTATTGATGACAACTCTTCTGATAGCACTTTTAAAATACTGAATGATTTAGAAAAAAAATACGATAATATAAAAATTTTATTAAAAAAGGGATATAAAGGAAAATCCCAATCTATCAATGAAGCTTTTAAATATGTAACGGGTGATGTTGTCCTCTTCTTGGATGCCGATACGTTAATAGATGAATACTTTTTAGAAGAACATATAAAATACTTTTATAATGATAAAATAAATATGACATATGTTGATTTTGAACCATATAATTATAAAGAAAAAATTATCTTTGATTATCAAGAAGTATATTTTGAATTTAGTCGAAATATATTATATTCAAATTTATTTTCAAAGGCTGTATTTATGGGAAATGGTGTTTTTATTAGAAAAAATATATTAGAAAAAGTTTTACCTTTAGATAATTTAACATTAGTTGATGATGTTCATTTAGCATTAAAACTCAATCATATAAAAATTAATCAAATTTTTGTTATATCACCTAAGGTCAAAATACAATATGTGAACAGCTTTAGAGACTTATATCTCCAACATAAAAGATGGTATATTGGCGGAATTGAAGAATTATTTAAAGCCTTAAAATATAAAAATATTAATATTTTTATTATAAATTTAATTATTATATCTATACTAACTCTACCTATCAGCTTTGCTTTTATTTCTTTAATACTACCTAAAATAGGATTTTTTTTATTAAAAACTTTTTTTGGCATTGTTTGGGGGTTAAATCTCGGTTCAGCTTTAATATTAATCAAAAAAAATAAATTATATAGAACCTTAATAAATATATTTGTAACTACACCTTTTATGCTCTTTTTTGAATATATAGTTTTAATAAATTCTTTTTTTAATCTTTTTAAAAAAGAAAAAAAATGGTATAAAGTCGAAAGAGAAACAATATAA
- the minD gene encoding septum site-determining protein MinD — translation MKKSKVIVITSGKGGVGKTTISANIGASLALMGYDVCLIDADIGLKNLDLVLGLENRIVYTILDVIKGGKSPLDAIVKHKQIKKLNLLASSQIANKDMISPEDMKMIVNELSKHFDYVIVDSPAGIERGFKNAVVAAQHAIVVTTPELTAISDADRVIGLLENEKFGEENISLIVNRIKLHMINKNEMLSPEDIRSGLAVELLGVVPDSEEIIIATNKGIPITLEDNSKISNIFMNIAQRIAGKENPIENDFSLLKDDSRKGFMGFLQKMFGGR, via the coding sequence ATGAAAAAAAGCAAAGTAATTGTAATAACTTCTGGAAAGGGGGGCGTAGGAAAAACTACAATCTCCGCTAATATTGGAGCTTCTTTGGCACTGATGGGGTACGATGTATGTTTAATTGATGCTGATATTGGTCTTAAAAACCTGGATCTGGTTTTAGGGTTGGAAAATAGAATTGTTTACACAATACTTGATGTAATTAAAGGTGGAAAATCTCCATTAGATGCTATTGTTAAACATAAACAAATTAAAAAATTAAATTTACTTGCTTCTTCACAAATTGCTAATAAAGATATGATATCCCCTGAAGATATGAAAATGATTGTGAATGAACTTTCAAAACATTTTGATTATGTTATTGTTGATTCTCCTGCAGGTATTGAAAGAGGTTTTAAAAATGCTGTTGTTGCTGCTCAACACGCTATAGTTGTTACAACACCTGAATTAACTGCAATAAGTGATGCTGATAGAGTAATTGGGCTATTAGAAAATGAAAAATTTGGTGAAGAAAATATTTCTTTAATCGTCAATAGAATAAAATTACATATGATAAATAAAAATGAAATGCTTTCTCCCGAAGATATCAGAAGTGGTTTAGCTGTTGAATTATTAGGGGTTGTTCCTGATAGTGAAGAAATAATTATTGCAACAAATAAAGGTATTCCAATTACTCTTGAAGATAATTCTAAAATTTCAAATATATTTATGAATATTGCTCAGCGAATTGCTGGAAAAGAAAATCCTATAGAAAATGATTTTTCTCTTTTAAAAGATGATTCAAGAAAAGGTTTTATGGGATTCCTGCAAAAGATGTTCGGTGGCAGGTGA
- a CDS encoding SPFH domain-containing protein, with amino-acid sequence MYLFGIITLFVIVLAATSLKVIRPYEKALIERLGKFHREAQPGLQFIVPFLDRIIKVDMREMVIDVPPQEVITKDNVIVTVDAVIYYEVTEAFRVIYNVNRFEVAAVKLAQTNLRNVIGELELDQTLTSREMINTRLREVLDEATDKWGVKVTRVEIKKIDPPNDIMEAMSKQMKAERMKRAAILEAEGYKQAAILRAEGDKRSAILKAEGQAESVKRVAEAQKYKYEVEAEGQAHAIINVFNAIHEGKPTQDLLRVKYLEALKEMANGKASKMFIPYDIIGVLGSVATLVESKSVKEEMEKDIDGKEK; translated from the coding sequence ATGTATTTATTTGGTATAATTACACTTTTTGTAATAGTTTTAGCAGCCACAAGTTTAAAAGTTATCAGACCATATGAAAAAGCTTTAATTGAAAGATTGGGGAAGTTTCATCGAGAAGCACAACCAGGGTTGCAGTTTATTGTACCTTTTCTCGATAGAATAATAAAAGTTGATATGAGGGAAATGGTTATTGATGTTCCACCACAAGAGGTTATAACTAAGGATAATGTTATAGTTACTGTAGATGCGGTTATTTATTATGAAGTTACAGAAGCATTTAGAGTTATTTATAATGTAAATCGTTTTGAAGTTGCGGCAGTGAAATTAGCTCAAACAAATTTAAGAAATGTTATAGGTGAATTAGAACTTGATCAAACATTAACATCAAGGGAAATGATAAATACTAGATTAAGAGAAGTGTTAGATGAAGCTACAGATAAATGGGGTGTGAAAGTTACAAGAGTTGAAATAAAAAAAATAGATCCACCAAATGACATTATGGAAGCTATGAGTAAACAGATGAAAGCTGAAAGAATGAAAAGAGCTGCAATATTAGAGGCAGAAGGTTATAAACAAGCAGCAATTTTAAGAGCTGAAGGGGATAAGCGATCCGCAATATTAAAAGCAGAAGGGCAAGCAGAATCAGTTAAGAGAGTAGCAGAAGCTCAGAAATATAAATACGAGGTTGAAGCAGAAGGTCAAGCTCATGCAATTATCAATGTGTTTAATGCAATTCATGAAGGAAAACCTACCCAGGATTTATTGAGGGTTAAATATTTAGAAGCCTTAAAAGAAATGGCAAATGGAAAAGCTTCAAAAATGTTTATTCCTTATGATATTATTGGAGTACTTGGCTCAGTTGCAACTTTAGTTGAATCTAAATCAGTTAAAGAGGAGATGGAAAAAGATATAGATGGGAAGGAGAAATGA
- a CDS encoding glycosyltransferase → MNIGIFSDVYFPQKNGVSTAVKLYKDEMEKLGHNVYLFIPKYSKNYKRNEKNVFEFPAIKFLFEKEQRIALPLSTDIFKIKDLNLDIIHSQDPFSMGIFAEFMSKLLKIKHVGTHHTMYEYYRNYLPLIIRPTLKQTQRMIRNWCLKLDKVISPTNNIKDLLVSYGVPDDHVIVIPTGIDTEKFNKEIIWNLRDEYNILPEEKVLLFVGRLGQEKNIDFLIKVFHKVFHEERNIRFVIIGDGIEKNKLEELVVDLDLHERVIFTGSQPRENVIDAYKQADLFIFASYTETQGLVVLESMAAGTPVVALGKMGVYDLLNHENAGGIMVKDLNEDIFVHEILKVLKDENLYNTLSKNAINFVKENYSIEVSVRKIIDVYKNVLEY, encoded by the coding sequence GTGAATATTGGAATTTTTTCTGATGTGTATTTTCCGCAAAAAAATGGAGTTTCTACTGCTGTAAAATTATATAAAGATGAAATGGAAAAATTAGGGCATAATGTTTACTTGTTTATCCCTAAATATTCTAAGAATTATAAAAGAAATGAAAAAAATGTATTTGAATTTCCAGCTATAAAATTTTTATTCGAAAAAGAGCAAAGAATTGCTTTACCATTATCAACAGATATATTTAAAATAAAAGATTTAAATTTAGATATTATTCATTCCCAAGACCCTTTTTCAATGGGTATCTTTGCAGAATTTATGTCTAAATTATTAAAAATAAAACACGTTGGAACTCATCATACAATGTATGAATATTATAGAAATTATTTACCATTGATTATAAGGCCTACCCTTAAACAAACTCAAAGAATGATACGAAATTGGTGTTTAAAGTTAGATAAAGTTATTTCTCCTACAAATAATATTAAAGATTTATTAGTTAGTTATGGTGTTCCAGATGATCATGTTATAGTTATTCCAACTGGGATCGACACAGAAAAATTTAATAAAGAAATAATCTGGAATTTGAGAGATGAATATAATATATTACCTGAAGAAAAAGTATTGCTATTTGTTGGAAGATTAGGACAAGAAAAAAATATAGATTTTTTAATTAAAGTTTTTCATAAGGTCTTTCATGAGGAAAGAAACATAAGATTTGTTATCATTGGAGACGGAATTGAAAAAAATAAATTAGAAGAGTTGGTTGTAGATTTAGATCTTCATGAAAGAGTTATTTTTACAGGTAGTCAACCTAGAGAAAATGTTATAGATGCTTATAAACAGGCTGACCTTTTCATCTTTGCATCTTATACAGAAACACAAGGTCTCGTTGTCTTAGAATCTATGGCTGCTGGAACACCTGTTGTGGCTTTAGGAAAAATGGGGGTATACGATTTATTAAATCATGAAAATGCAGGAGGTATAATGGTTAAAGATTTAAACGAAGATATTTTTGTTCATGAAATATTAAAGGTTTTAAAAGATGAAAATTTATATAACACTTTATCAAAAAATGCTATAAACTTTGTAAAAGAAAATTATTCTATAGAAGTATCAGTGAGAAAAATCATCGACGTATATAAAAATGTTTTAGAATATTGA
- a CDS encoding MBL fold metallo-hydrolase codes for MEFIIRSKALYTTWIYYKPNRLLFDVGEGISAALGNKIYSIEKLFITHSHVDHIAGLWGFINTRNNAMGSREKDLEIYYPKGSKNIEDYLNFIKKMNKYLRFKLYIKEVEHGDIIPLKNNRCLKIFKTRHTPGEKSIGFQIIEKRKRLKPEYRNFSGKEIKEIILENGKDEVLEEYEKKIITISGDSLPISPDIIEDSDTLVHECTFIKESDRKLRNHTSLDEIKKLLTYISPKRVILYHISSRYNRLINKAEKELTESFKNIEFHIVHPEEISII; via the coding sequence TTGGAATTTATAATTAGATCGAAAGCATTATATACAACGTGGATATATTATAAGCCAAATAGATTGCTGTTTGATGTGGGGGAAGGTATTAGCGCAGCACTTGGGAATAAAATATATAGTATCGAAAAATTATTTATTACCCATTCGCATGTAGATCATATAGCTGGATTATGGGGATTTATCAATACTCGTAATAATGCAATGGGAAGTCGCGAAAAGGATCTTGAAATATATTATCCTAAAGGTTCGAAAAATATAGAAGATTATTTGAATTTTATAAAAAAAATGAATAAATATCTTAGATTCAAATTATATATTAAAGAAGTTGAACATGGAGATATAATACCTTTGAAAAATAATAGATGTTTAAAAATTTTTAAAACACGTCATACACCAGGTGAGAAATCTATAGGTTTTCAAATAATTGAAAAAAGAAAAAGGTTAAAACCAGAGTATCGAAATTTTTCTGGAAAAGAGATAAAAGAAATTATTTTAGAAAATGGAAAAGATGAAGTTCTTGAGGAGTATGAAAAAAAAATAATAACAATTAGTGGAGATTCTTTACCTATATCTCCAGATATTATTGAAGATTCAGATACGTTAGTTCATGAATGTACATTTATAAAAGAATCAGACAGAAAGTTGAGGAATCACACATCTTTGGATGAGATAAAAAAGCTTTTAACTTATATAAGTCCAAAAAGGGTTATATTATATCATATATCAAGTAGATATAATAGATTAATAAATAAAGCTGAAAAAGAGTTAACAGAAAGTTTTAAAAACATTGAATTTCACATTGTTCATCCAGAAGAAATTTCTATAATTTAG
- a CDS encoding glycosyltransferase family 4 protein: protein MKVLLFSEGKNLFKKSGVGKALEHQMKALELAGVEYTLDPNDKYDIVHINTIGLLSEKVLDKAKKNGKKVIVHTHTTYEDFKNSFIFSNYFAPIIKKRLIRMYSKADMLISPSLYTKKLILSYGIKNKIEVVSNGVDTNKFNCQKKSKKIFKKYFNIEKPLVLSVGLPFERKGIIDFYKLAEKLPFYDFVWLGAKLNVIPKKIKKLLNNKLPNLKFPGFVSEDLLLAAFCESDVFLFPSYEENEGIVVLEALSSKTPLILRDIPVYDNWLSHGEHCLKSRNLDDFMKNIKLVINNEIDIKKMVDNGRRIAEERDLKKIGVMLKYIYGEIYERKG, encoded by the coding sequence ATGAAAGTATTACTATTTTCAGAAGGAAAAAATTTATTTAAAAAATCTGGTGTTGGAAAAGCTTTAGAACATCAAATGAAAGCTTTAGAGTTAGCTGGTGTTGAATATACACTAGATCCAAATGATAAATATGACATAGTTCATATAAATACAATAGGGTTATTAAGTGAAAAAGTTTTAGATAAAGCAAAAAAAAATGGAAAAAAAGTTATAGTTCACACACATACAACATATGAAGATTTTAAAAATAGTTTTATATTTAGCAATTATTTTGCCCCTATAATAAAAAAAAGATTAATCAGAATGTATTCTAAAGCAGATATGCTTATTTCACCTTCTTTATATACAAAAAAATTGATTTTATCATATGGTATAAAAAATAAAATTGAAGTTGTTTCAAACGGTGTAGACACAAACAAATTTAATTGTCAAAAAAAGTCGAAAAAAATTTTTAAAAAATATTTTAATATAGAAAAACCTTTGGTATTATCGGTGGGTTTACCTTTTGAAAGAAAGGGTATTATCGATTTTTATAAATTAGCAGAAAAGTTACCTTTTTATGATTTTGTTTGGTTAGGAGCAAAATTAAATGTTATTCCTAAAAAGATAAAAAAGTTATTAAATAATAAATTACCAAACCTAAAATTCCCAGGTTTTGTTTCCGAAGATTTATTGCTTGCTGCTTTTTGTGAATCTGATGTTTTTTTGTTTCCAAGTTATGAAGAAAATGAGGGAATTGTAGTTCTAGAAGCATTATCTTCTAAAACTCCTCTGATATTAAGAGATATTCCTGTATATGATAATTGGTTGTCTCATGGAGAACATTGCTTAAAATCTAGAAATTTAGATGATTTTATGAAAAATATCAAATTAGTTATTAATAATGAAATCGATATAAAAAAAATGGTTGATAATGGAAGACGTATTGCAGAAGAACGTGATTTAAAAAAGATTGGTGTTATGCTAAAATATATATATGGTGAGATTTATGAAAGAAAAGGTTAA
- a CDS encoding lysylphosphatidylglycerol synthase transmembrane domain-containing protein, with product MKEKVKNIIGIISSIIIGLFVILFIQRFYNTDILSEIKKIKIYDIIIVFFIYFTGYIIDSLRYFIIIKQFNRKIGFLNLLYNNVMGLFFSSITPFAAGGQPYQIYHLNKHGLDIEHSTNIVVSRFITTMFLNLTIAILSYKKVIKALYGTTFESALINLGLIISATITILILIVFSNSEIIIKLLDLLKLKKIKKLKNKYIEWSKNLKDSIKFLWNENLHIMILDIILNLIVLSLQAYSLFYLFTKYAYLNISIDNFLIVFGTMMLLNMVVYYIPTPGASGTIEASYQLVFSSILKIHKGVLLSIVGWRFSTYYLQILLGIIFRTYVKLFIKESK from the coding sequence ATGAAAGAAAAGGTTAAAAATATTATTGGTATAATATCTTCAATTATTATAGGACTATTTGTTATTCTATTTATTCAAAGATTTTATAATACTGATATATTAAGTGAAATAAAAAAAATAAAAATCTACGATATCATTATAGTTTTTTTTATATATTTTACAGGATATATAATTGATTCTTTAAGATATTTTATTATAATAAAACAATTTAATAGAAAAATTGGTTTTCTAAATCTATTATATAACAACGTTATGGGATTATTTTTTTCCTCAATAACTCCGTTTGCCGCAGGTGGCCAACCATACCAAATTTATCATTTGAATAAACATGGCTTAGACATAGAACATTCAACGAATATTGTTGTCTCGCGCTTTATTACTACTATGTTTTTAAATTTAACAATTGCTATTCTCTCATATAAAAAAGTTATCAAAGCTTTATACGGTACAACATTTGAATCTGCATTAATTAATTTAGGTTTAATTATTTCTGCAACTATAACTATTTTAATTTTAATTGTTTTTTCAAATTCAGAAATTATAATAAAGCTTTTAGATCTATTAAAACTAAAAAAAATTAAAAAATTAAAAAATAAATATATTGAATGGTCAAAAAATTTAAAAGATAGTATTAAATTTTTATGGAATGAAAATTTACATATAATGATTTTAGATATCATTTTAAATTTAATAGTACTATCTCTACAGGCTTATTCTCTTTTTTATTTATTCACAAAATATGCTTATTTAAATATATCAATAGATAATTTTTTAATAGTTTTTGGAACTATGATGTTATTAAATATGGTTGTTTATTATATTCCTACTCCAGGGGCAAGTGGAACAATTGAAGCTTCTTATCAACTAGTTTTTTCTTCAATATTAAAAATTCATAAAGGTGTCCTTTTATCTATTGTAGGCTGGAGATTTTCAACTTATTATTTACAAATTTTATTAGGGATTATTTTCCGAACTTATGTGAAGCTTTTTATTAAAGAAAGCAAATAA
- a CDS encoding NfeD family protein, whose product MLEWQFWLILGIIFVVLEIITPTFFFLWFGIAAFITSIFGIFITNYIITSTIFIILSTILWLFSRKIVKNWMKPIQNVKFHLDELINKEGIALTTFDKNNSGIVKVNGEEWRAYSKDEEIKKGDKIIILKRDSNILIVKKQL is encoded by the coding sequence ATGTTAGAATGGCAATTTTGGTTGATATTGGGGATTATATTTGTTGTTCTTGAAATTATTACGCCAACATTTTTCTTTTTATGGTTTGGAATAGCTGCTTTTATCACTTCGATTTTTGGAATATTTATTACAAATTATATTATTACCTCAACAATTTTTATCATATTGTCAACAATTTTGTGGTTATTTTCAAGAAAAATTGTAAAAAATTGGATGAAACCTATTCAGAATGTAAAATTTCATTTAGATGAATTGATCAATAAAGAAGGAATAGCTCTTACAACCTTTGATAAAAATAATTCGGGTATAGTGAAAGTAAATGGAGAAGAGTGGCGAGCATATTCGAAAGATGAAGAAATAAAAAAAGGAGATAAAATTATTATTTTAAAAAGGGATTCTAATATTTTAATTGTGAAAAAACAACTATAA
- a CDS encoding cyclic nucleotide-binding domain-containing protein has product MKEILYAPDKILINEGDLINDLILLKEGKLETFSNFCSHSSIETKGIFGSEMIVSETKSFESIRVIENSRVIHIEKELVEKFLLSNSHLIIHLIQKYIIKLISLNNKIFGDTLRKSGKNENTIDKNLTKEDLSKKYLKKVRRKNFYHINDEQLITYRIARSLFNHGKIKEALNEFKKIQYTNFGVYFQAEIETWKYLCMILIYPEKKYYLEKTLKEKYPFIKELFSFMIFESIITNMPLSKPLITYLKSGYLIPANTVLFYEGEEGDWAFMILTGNVRVSQFTPSGERLLAILSNEEVVGEISCFKEVQRTATVFTSTPLQGIIIEKNNLDELVNSNPAFGLKIVKNLIKRLDFERFWHSPLSFEEKLNFMINKYGKNILNKSQLKIEEIRELFRISNKKNNELINYLFKSNIATLRADGTLKFM; this is encoded by the coding sequence ATGAAAGAAATTTTATATGCTCCTGATAAAATACTCATAAATGAAGGAGATTTAATAAATGATTTAATATTGTTGAAAGAAGGAAAATTAGAAACTTTTTCAAATTTTTGTAGTCATTCTTCAATAGAAACTAAAGGTATATTTGGTTCTGAAATGATCGTTTCTGAAACAAAATCTTTCGAATCAATTCGAGTTATTGAAAATAGTAGGGTTATACATATAGAAAAAGAATTGGTAGAGAAATTTTTACTTTCAAATTCTCATTTAATTATACATTTAATTCAAAAATATATAATCAAATTAATATCTTTAAATAATAAAATATTTGGAGACACCCTCAGAAAAAGCGGCAAGAATGAAAATACAATTGACAAGAACCTTACAAAAGAAGATTTATCAAAAAAATATTTAAAAAAAGTGAGAAGAAAAAATTTTTATCATATTAATGATGAACAATTAATCACATATAGGATTGCACGAAGTTTGTTTAATCACGGAAAAATAAAAGAAGCCTTAAATGAATTTAAAAAAATCCAATATACTAATTTTGGTGTGTATTTTCAAGCTGAAATTGAAACCTGGAAATACTTATGTATGATTTTAATTTATCCAGAAAAAAAATATTATTTAGAAAAAACTTTAAAAGAAAAATATCCTTTTATTAAAGAACTTTTTTCTTTTATGATTTTTGAAAGTATTATAACAAATATGCCATTATCCAAACCACTTATAACTTACTTAAAAAGTGGGTATTTAATTCCCGCTAATACAGTTCTTTTTTATGAAGGTGAAGAAGGAGATTGGGCTTTTATGATTTTGACTGGAAATGTTAGAGTTTCACAATTTACCCCTTCAGGAGAGCGATTATTAGCTATTTTATCAAACGAAGAAGTTGTCGGGGAAATATCTTGTTTCAAAGAAGTTCAAAGAACTGCTACTGTTTTTACTTCTACTCCTTTACAAGGCATAATAATAGAAAAAAATAATTTAGATGAATTAGTAAATAGTAATCCTGCTTTTGGATTAAAAATTGTAAAAAACTTAATTAAAAGATTAGACTTTGAACGTTTTTGGCATTCACCGTTATCTTTTGAAGAAAAGTTAAACTTTATGATAAATAAATATGGTAAAAATATATTGAATAAATCCCAATTAAAAATTGAAGAAATCAGGGAACTTTTTAGAATTTCTAACAAAAAAAATAACGAACTAATAAATTATTTATTTAAATCTAATATTGCAACCTTAAGAGCTGATGGTACTTTAAAATTCATGTAG